The Haloferax sp. Atlit-12N region TCGGCGAGCGGGAGCGACGACGCGAGCGGCGAGACGAGCGTCAGCGCGACGCCGAGGAGGACGGCGGCCGCGAGGAGCGACTCGACACCGAGAATCGCCGTCTCCGGCTCGTCGCGGGCGATTCGAGCGAGTGTCCCGTGCACGGCCGACTCTCTCGGCGGGCGCTCAAGGCTGTTTCCCTTAGCCTTAGTCGTGTCCGGAGACGCGGACCGGCTGGTAGGGTTCTTCGAGGTAGTCGATGTCGGAGGCCGAGAGCTTGATGTCGAGGGCCTCGACCGCGTCTTCGAGGTGTTCGATACTGCTCGTGCCGACGATGGGCGCGTCCACCCAGTCCTTGTGGAGCACCCACGAGAGCGCGAGCTGCGCCATCTTGACGCCTTTCTCGTCGGCGAGTTCCTCGACGCGCTCGTTCACCTCGCGGCCGCCGCCCTCGAAGTACGGGTGGCCCTTGGCGTGTTCGTCGGTCTGGCCGCGGGTCGTCGCCTCGAACTCCTCGTGGGGGCGGGTGAGGTAGCCGCGGGCGAGCGGCGACCACGGCATGACGCCGACGCCCTGCTTCTCGCAGAGGGGGAGCATCTCGCGTTCCTCCTCGCGGTAGAGCAGGTTGTAGTGGTTCTGCATCGTAGCGAAGCGGTCCAGCCCGAGCGAGTCGGCGGTGTACTGCGCCTCGGCGAACTGATGGGCCCACATCGACGACGCGCCGACGTAGCGGGTCTTGCCGCGGCGGACCGCGTCGTCGAGCGCCCGCATCGTCGTCTCGATGGGCGTGTCGTAATCGTAGCGGTGAATCTGCAGCAGGTCGAGGCTGTCCATCCCGAGGCGGGAAAGCGAGTTGTCGAGTTCCTGCTCGATGGCCTTCCGCGAGAGACCGCCGGAGTTCGGGTCGTTTTCGTCCATCTGGAAGTACACCTTCGAGGCGACGACGGCCTCGTCGCGGCGGCCCTCCAGCGCCTTCCCGAGGACGCGCTCGGACTCGCCGTTCGAGTACATGTTCGCGGTGTCGAAGAAGTTGATACCGAGTTCGATGGCGCGGTCGACCAGTTCGAGGCCCGCCTCCTCCTCTAAGACCCACTCGCGCCACTCCGGCGTGCCGAAGCTCATACAGCCGAGACAGATGCGGGAGACCTCCATGCCGGTGTCTCCGAGCGTCGTGTACTCCATGTGCGAACATCCCCGCGAGTCGGCAAAAAGATGGACCAAGCGGTAGCCGCGGCGGGAAATCCGCCGACTGTCTGGGGAGGTCCGCGGAATCGCCCGGCCGGTCAGCGAGCCGAGACAGTCGGCCCAAACGGCCGTTTCTCGGCGTTTGAAACCGTCTCTCTCGGTTTATGCTTCCCGGAGTCGTATCAGTGACCCGAGGCGTAGCCTCGGTGATTCCGATGTTCACAACCAACCAACTGGCCGCAGTCCTCCTGAGCCTCCTCGTAGTGGGGTCGCTCGCGGGCGTTGCGGTCGCACAACAAGGGCCAGCGGCTGGCGGTGCCGTCGTCGTCGACGAGGGCGAGACCTTCGACGGCGACCTCGACGCGGTCGGCGGCACGGTCGTCATCGCCGGGACGGTAACCGGCGACGTGTCGGCGACGGCCGGGACCGTCCTCGTGGCGGAGACGGGCGTCATCAACGGTAATCTCGATGCGGTCGCGGGCTCCGTGACCCTCGAAGGGACCGTCGGCGGCGACGTGAGTCTCGCTGGCGGCGCGGTGTTCGTCCGCGACACCGCCGACGTCGGCGGGTCGTTAGACGCCGCGGGCGACACCGTCCAACTCGATGGCGCGGTTGCCGGAACCGTCCGCGTCGGTGCCAACGAACTTGCGGTCGGCCCGACCGCTCGGGTCGGCGGCTCGCTCGAATACGACGCGGCGACCGCGACCGTCGACTCCGCGGCCGCCGTCGACAGCGGCGTGCGGCAGGTGGACGGCCTCGTGGTCGCCACCCCCGTCGTCGCCGGGACGCCGTTCCAGTTCGGCCAGTTCGAAGGCCCGGTCATCCCCGACTGGGTGGTCTCGGGCTACTGGCTGCTCGCCAACTTCGTCGTCGGCGCGATTATCGTCCTCGTCGCTCCCGACTTCGCCCGCCGCGTGACGGGCCTCGGGACGAAGAAAGCCGTTCGCAGCGGCGGTGTCGGTCTCCTCGCCATCGTCGCGGTGCCCATCGTCCTGCTGCTCCTGCTGTTGACCATCGTGGGCATCCCGCTCTCGCTGGCCGGTGGGGTCGGCTTCCTGCTCGCCCTCTGGGTCGCGGGCATCTACGGCGCGCTCGTCCTCGGGACGTGGCTCCTGTCGCTCGCGGACTACGACAACCGCTGGGTCGCGCTGTTCGCCGGCCTGTTCGTCCTCGCCGTGCTCGACTTCGTCCCCCTCGGGGGCGTCCTCGAGTTCGTCGTCCTCCTCGTCGGTCTCGGCGCGTTCGCGCTGGCGCTCCGCGGGGAGTCCGCCAACGACGGCGACGAGAGCGTGAGCGCGCCCGACGAGGGCCCGCAGGAAGGCTCGCCGATGGCCTGACGGCGCGGCGCTCTCGCACAATCCAGACGAACAATTATTATGGTCTGTTCTGTCTGTCGAGCCATGGCAGTCGAGTACGAGGCCGAGTCGGAATCGTTCGAGTGGGACATCCCCGAGGAGTACAACATCCCCGCGGTCATCGAATCGCACGCCGACGCCTTCGGCGACCGCGTCGCCCTGAAGTTCCGCGACGCCGACGGCGGCCGCGCGGAGCGGACCTACGGCGACCTCCGCGACGACATGAACCGCTTCGCCAACGCGCTCGAATCTATGGGCGTCGGGAAGGGCGACCGACTCATCCATCTCCTCCCCCGCGACCCCGACGTGTTCGCCGTCCAACTCGGCGCGCTCAAGCGCGGCGCGCTGCTCGTCCCCAGTTCCTCGATGCTCAAACCCAAGGACATCGCGTTCCGCGCGAACGACTGCGAGGCGACGACGGCCGTCGTCCACGAGTCCCTCGTCGGCATGGTCGACGAGGTGCGCGACGAGACGCCGCTTTCGAACTTCGTCGTCCTCGGCGGCGACGCCGACGGCTGGACCTCGTTTTCGAACCTCGTCGCCGACGAGTCCACCGCGCACGACGGCCCCGACCTCCGGGCCGAAGACCCGATGTCCATCAACTACACGTCGGGGACGACCGGCCAGCCCAAGCCGGTCCGCCACCGCCACCGCTGGATGCGCTGTTTCGAACTCGTCAACGCCCCCTACTGGTGGGGCGTCACGGCCGACGACGACCTCTCGGACGAACTGCTCTGGGCGACGACCGGCACCGGCTGGGCCAAGTGGTTCTGGAGCCCCGTCGGCGTCGGCCTGACGACCGGCGCGACCCAGTTCGTCTACCGCGGCGACTTCGAACCGGACACGTTTCTCGACATCATGGAAGAGGAGGGCGTCACCCGCCTCTGTGCCGTCCCGACCCAGTACCGGATGTTCGCCCAGCGCGACCTCGGCTCGTACGACCTCCGACTGAAAGAGGCGCTGTCGGCGGGCGAACCGCTCAACCGCGAACCCATCGAGGCGTTCCGCGAGGCGTTCGACGTCATCCCGCGAGACGGCTACGGCCAGACCGAGACGGTCGCGCTCCTCACGAACTACCCCGGCATCGACGTGAAACCCGGCAGCATGGGCAAGCCGACGCCCGGCCTCGGCACGACCATCATCGACGAGAACGAGGAGGAGGTCGGCGTCGACGAAATCGGCGAAATCGCCGTCCCGGTCGGCTGTCCCGGTATCTTCGACGGCTACTACGAGAAGCCGAACCTCGACGAGAAGACGTTCTCGGGCGACTACTACCGCACCGGCGACCTCGCCTCCCGCGACGAGGACGGCTACTTCTTCTTCGAGGGCCGCGCCGACGACATCATCATCTCGGCGGGCTACCGCATCGGCCCCTTCGAGGTCGAAGACGCGCTCGTCTCCCACGAGGCGGTCGCCGAGGCCGCCGCGGTCGCCAGCCCCCACGAGGAACGCGGCAGCATCGTCAAGGCGTTCGTCGTCCTCACCGACGGCTACGAGGGCTCTGACGACCTCGTCGACGAACTCCAGTCGTTCATGAAAGCGCAGACGGCCCCGTACAAGTATCCGCGCGAAATCGAGTTCGTCGCGGAACTGCCGAAAACCTCCTCGGGGAAGATTCGCCGCATCGAACTGCGGTCACAAGAGCGGGACTGAGCCGCGTCTCCCGGGGAACCCATTTCCCCTTTGTCACCTTTCTTTAGGCGTCGTCGCTTGGTGACGCCCATGTACATCGCGGACCAGACGTGGCCCGAACTCGGCGACTACGTGGCCGAATCGTCGCTCGCGGTCGTCCCCCTCGGCTCGACGGAACAGCACGGCCCGCACCTCCCGCTCGCCACCGACCACCTCATCGCGGAGGCGTTGGCCCGCGAGGCGGCCGACCGGACCGGCTACCTCTGTACGCCGACCGTCAACGTGGGCGTCAGCCCCCATCACCGCCAGTTCCACGGGACGATGTGGGTGGACGCGCCGCAGTTCCGCGACTACGTGGAGTCGATGACGCGCAACCTCGCGTACCACGGCATCGACCGGGTCGTGTTCGTCAACGCCCACGGCGGCAACGTCCAGCACCTCCGGGAGGTCGGCCGCCGCCTCCGCGACGACGGCACCATGTACGCTATCGAGTGGATGTGGGACGAGTCGATTCCGGACCTCGTGACCGACCTGTTCGACCACCCCGGCCCCCACGGCGGGCCGAAGGAGACCTCGATGATACTGCACATCGCCCGCGACCTCGTCCGCGAGGGCGAACTCGACTCGGCCCGCGACGGCGGCGTCGTGGATCTGAGCGACGACCACCTCCGCGAACACGGCGCTCGGACGTTCTACGACGCCATCGAGAACTCCGAAAACGGCGTCTTCGGCGACCAGACCGACGCGTCGCCCGAGGCCGGCGAGGAACTGTTCGAGGCCGC contains the following coding sequences:
- a CDS encoding acyl-CoA synthetase, with the translated sequence MAVEYEAESESFEWDIPEEYNIPAVIESHADAFGDRVALKFRDADGGRAERTYGDLRDDMNRFANALESMGVGKGDRLIHLLPRDPDVFAVQLGALKRGALLVPSSSMLKPKDIAFRANDCEATTAVVHESLVGMVDEVRDETPLSNFVVLGGDADGWTSFSNLVADESTAHDGPDLRAEDPMSINYTSGTTGQPKPVRHRHRWMRCFELVNAPYWWGVTADDDLSDELLWATTGTGWAKWFWSPVGVGLTTGATQFVYRGDFEPDTFLDIMEEEGVTRLCAVPTQYRMFAQRDLGSYDLRLKEALSAGEPLNREPIEAFREAFDVIPRDGYGQTETVALLTNYPGIDVKPGSMGKPTPGLGTTIIDENEEEVGVDEIGEIAVPVGCPGIFDGYYEKPNLDEKTFSGDYYRTGDLASRDEDGYFFFEGRADDIIISAGYRIGPFEVEDALVSHEAVAEAAAVASPHEERGSIVKAFVVLTDGYEGSDDLVDELQSFMKAQTAPYKYPREIEFVAELPKTSSGKIRRIELRSQERD
- a CDS encoding polymer-forming cytoskeletal protein, which encodes MFTTNQLAAVLLSLLVVGSLAGVAVAQQGPAAGGAVVVDEGETFDGDLDAVGGTVVIAGTVTGDVSATAGTVLVAETGVINGNLDAVAGSVTLEGTVGGDVSLAGGAVFVRDTADVGGSLDAAGDTVQLDGAVAGTVRVGANELAVGPTARVGGSLEYDAATATVDSAAAVDSGVRQVDGLVVATPVVAGTPFQFGQFEGPVIPDWVVSGYWLLANFVVGAIIVLVAPDFARRVTGLGTKKAVRSGGVGLLAIVAVPIVLLLLLLTIVGIPLSLAGGVGFLLALWVAGIYGALVLGTWLLSLADYDNRWVALFAGLFVLAVLDFVPLGGVLEFVVLLVGLGAFALALRGESANDGDESVSAPDEGPQEGSPMA
- a CDS encoding aldo/keto reductase is translated as MEYTTLGDTGMEVSRICLGCMSFGTPEWREWVLEEEAGLELVDRAIELGINFFDTANMYSNGESERVLGKALEGRRDEAVVASKVYFQMDENDPNSGGLSRKAIEQELDNSLSRLGMDSLDLLQIHRYDYDTPIETTMRALDDAVRRGKTRYVGASSMWAHQFAEAQYTADSLGLDRFATMQNHYNLLYREEEREMLPLCEKQGVGVMPWSPLARGYLTRPHEEFEATTRGQTDEHAKGHPYFEGGGREVNERVEELADEKGVKMAQLALSWVLHKDWVDAPIVGTSSIEHLEDAVEALDIKLSASDIDYLEEPYQPVRVSGHD
- a CDS encoding creatininase family protein, coding for MYIADQTWPELGDYVAESSLAVVPLGSTEQHGPHLPLATDHLIAEALAREAADRTGYLCTPTVNVGVSPHHRQFHGTMWVDAPQFRDYVESMTRNLAYHGIDRVVFVNAHGGNVQHLREVGRRLRDDGTMYAIEWMWDESIPDLVTDLFDHPGPHGGPKETSMILHIARDLVREGELDSARDGGVVDLSDDHLREHGARTFYDAIENSENGVFGDQTDASPEAGEELFEAATDQLVHLLSWLDDQPIEDLLAPAHVDPQPGSRR